In the Afipia sp. GAS231 genome, TGCCGAGGGGATGGCCGAGCGCAATTGCGCCGCCATGCGGATTGACGAAGTCGGCATCGTCCTTGACGCCGAGTTGCCGCAGGCAGGCGATGCCCTGCGAGGCGAAGGCTTCATTGAGCTCGATCAAATCGAAGTCGGAGATCTTCAGGCCCAGCCGTTCCATCAGTTTGCGGGTCGCCGGCACCGGGCCAATGCCCATGATGCGCGGCGGCACTGCGGCCGAGGCGAGGCCGAGAATGCGCGCGCGCGGCGTCAGGCCGTGCTTCTTCACGGCGGCCTCGGAGGCGAGGATCATCGCGGCGGCACCGTCATTGACGCCGGAGGCGTTGCCTGCGGTCACCGTGCCGGGATTGCGCACGATCGGCTTCAGTTTTGTCAGGGCTTCGAGCGTGGTCTCGGGGCGCGGATGTTCGTCCTTGTCGACCGTGATCGGGCCGGCCTTGCCGCCGGGCACCGACACCGCCGTGATTTCCTCGGCGAAGTAACCCGATGCGATCGCCGCCCCCGCGCGCTGCTGCGAGCGGATCGCGAATGCGTCCTGATCGGCGCGCGACACCTGGAATTCCTCGGCGACGTTCTCGCCGGTCTCCGGCATCGCATCGACGCCATATTGCGCCTTCATCAAGGGGTTGATGAAGCGCCAGCCGATCGTGGTATCGTAGATCTCGGCCGAACGCGCGAACGCTTCCGGCGCCTTGCCCATCACGAACGGCGCCCGCGTCATCGATTCGACGCCGCCGGCAATCGCGAAATCGATTTCGCCGGCGCGGATGGCGCGGCCGGCAGCGCCGACCGCATCGAGGCCCGACGCACAGAGACGGTTCAGCGTCTGGCCGGGAACCGAATCCGGCATACCCGCGAGCAGTAGCGCCATGCGCGCGACGTTGCGGTTGTCTTCGCCGGCCTGGTTGGCGCAGCCGAAAAACACCTCGTCGACCTGGGACCAGTCGAGGCCCGGATGCTTCGCCATCAACGCCTTGATCGGGGCCGCGCCCAGATCGTCGGCGCGCACCTTGGCGAGCGAGCCGCCGAAACGGCCGATCGGGGTCCGGACGGCATCGCAAATAAATACATCACCCATTGAATCTCTCCC is a window encoding:
- the pcaF gene encoding 3-oxoadipyl-CoA thiolase translates to MGDVFICDAVRTPIGRFGGSLAKVRADDLGAAPIKALMAKHPGLDWSQVDEVFFGCANQAGEDNRNVARMALLLAGMPDSVPGQTLNRLCASGLDAVGAAGRAIRAGEIDFAIAGGVESMTRAPFVMGKAPEAFARSAEIYDTTIGWRFINPLMKAQYGVDAMPETGENVAEEFQVSRADQDAFAIRSQQRAGAAIASGYFAEEITAVSVPGGKAGPITVDKDEHPRPETTLEALTKLKPIVRNPGTVTAGNASGVNDGAAAMILASEAAVKKHGLTPRARILGLASAAVPPRIMGIGPVPATRKLMERLGLKISDFDLIELNEAFASQGIACLRQLGVKDDADFVNPHGGAIALGHPLGMSGARLAMTAVHGMEKRGGKLALATMCVGVGQGVAIAIEKLN